A genomic region of Choristoneura fumiferana chromosome 17, NRCan_CFum_1, whole genome shotgun sequence contains the following coding sequences:
- the LOC141437222 gene encoding uncharacterized protein has translation MGNCIGGIMSNVIYFSEKFSMFLSFTCLISCSIICMISMLAFGIGLGYNYSYVDFKTKHIYIAESFKKTRPTNYIGPGHYKPTKRGGLPVNPPNKPGKRRWHAPRSQMQSEAQEPKVVEFVDESRDDLPYHSAVENVEMIPVVTRPKPFLQGFNDNLRNLYFSTPTLTLRFNITVTPQDNSTTDTAVYYVGNNTKYDNFSLRDQTSKASNNTVIDEIKHRKDFRLINVNVTKTREAAPPFVLKTVMYKNQLMKWLSRLQDSNKTFAVHVVTN, from the exons ATGGGTAACTGCATAGGTGGTATAATGTCCAACGTGATATATTTTTCCGAAAA GTTTTCGATGTTTTTATCGTTCACATGTCTGATCTCCTGCTCAATTATTTGTATGATTTCCATGCTTGCATTTGGTATTGGGCTTGGTTACAATTACTCCTACGTGGATTTCAAAACTAAGCATATATATA ttgcTGAATCTTTTAAGAAGACCCGCCCTACGAACTACATTGGCCCTGGTCACTACAAGCCAACTAAAAGGGGCGGTTTGCCCGTCAACCCCCCTAATAAACCAGGAAAACGTAGGTGGCACGCTCCAAGATCCCAGATGCAAAGTGAGGCACAAGAGCCAAAAGTTGTCGAATTCGTAGATGAATCGCGAGATGACTTACCATACCATTCCGCCGTTGAGAATGTTGAGATGATTCCGGTTGTTACACGGCCGAAGCCATTCTTGCAAGGGTTTAACGATAACCTGAGAAATTTATACTTTTCCACACCAACATTGACACTAAGATTTAATATCACTGTTACACCACAAGACAATTCAACCACAGATACGGCAGTATACTATGTTGGAAATAACACTAAATACGACAACTTTAGCCTCAGAGATCAAACAAGTAAAGCGTCCAACAATACCGTAATTGATGAAATAAAACACCGCAAAGATTTCAGGCTAATAAATGTCAATGTTACGAAGACACGAGAAGCAGCTCCTCCATTTGTTTTAAAGACCGTGATGTATAAAAACCAGTTGATGAAATGGCTTTCGAGACTACAGGACTCGAACAAAACCTTTGCTGTTCACGTTGTTACTAATtag